The following proteins are co-located in the Bubalus bubalis isolate 160015118507 breed Murrah chromosome 23, NDDB_SH_1, whole genome shotgun sequence genome:
- the LOC102404257 gene encoding pancreatic triacylglycerol lipase isoform X2 → MLLIWTLSLLLGAVVGKEVCYDRLGCFSDDSPWAGIIERPLKVLPWSPEEVNTRFLLYTNENPNNFQEIVADVSTIASSNFKTNRKTRFIIHGFIDKGDENWLQNICQNLFSVESVNCICVDWKGGSHTGYTQATQNIRIVGAEVAYLVDVLKSSFEYSLSDVHIIGHSLGAHAAGEAGRRTSGAIGRITGLDPAEPCFEGTPELVRLDPSDAQFVDVIHTDATPIIPNLGFGMSQVVGHLDFFPNGGKEMPGCKKNALSEIVDIDGIWEGTRDFVACNHLRSYKYYADSILNPDGFAGFPCASYSAFSENKCFPCPSEGCPQMGHYADRFPGKMKSEGQTFYLNTGDASNFARWRYKVDVTLSGKRVTGHILVSLFGDKGNSKQYEIFSGTLKPDSTESNEFDSDVEVGVLQKVKFLWYNNVINPTLPKVGASKISVETNDGQVFDFCSQDTVREEVLLTLNPC, encoded by the exons atgcTGCTAATCTGGACACTTTCACTGTTGCTGGGAGCAGTCGtag GAAAAGAAGTCTGCTACGATAGACTTGGCTGCTTCAGTGATGATTCCCCTTGGGCAGGAATTATAGAAAGACCCCTCAAAGTATTGCCTTGGTCTCCAGAAGAAGTCAACACTCGCTTCCTCCTATACACTAACGAGAACCCAAACAACTTTCAA GAAATTGTTGCAGATGTATCAACCATCGCAAGCTCCAAtttcaaaacaaatagaaaaacccGCTTTATTATTCATGGATTCATAGACAAGGGAGATGAAAACTGGCTGCAGAATATTTGCCAG AACCTGTTCAGCGTGGAAAGTGTGAACTGCATCTGTGTGGACTGGAAAGGCGGCTCCCACACAGGGTACACACAAGCCACACAGAACATCCGGATTGTGGGTGCAGAGGTGGCATATTTAGTGGATGTTCTTAAG TCATCATTTGAATACTCGCTTTCTGATGTCCACATCATTGGCCACAGTCTGGGTGCCCACGCTgctggggaggcaggaaggaggaccAGTGGGGCTATTGGACGTATCACGG GGTTGGATCCAGCGGAGCCTTGCTTTGAGGGCACACCTGAATTGGTCCGATTGGACCCCAGCGATGCCCAGTTTGTGGATGTAATTCACACAGATGCTACCCCAATAATCCCCAACCTGG GGTTTGGAATGAGCCAAGTTGTGGGCCACCTAGATTTCTTCCCAAATGGAGGGAAAGAAATGCCTGGATGTAAGAAGAATGCTCTGTCTGAGATTGTTGACATCGATGGGATCTGGGAAG GAACGCGTGACTTTGTGGCCTGTAATCACTTAAGAAGCTACAAGTATTATGCTGACAGCATCCTCAACCCTGATGGCTTTGCCGGATTTCCTTGTGCCTCTTACAGTGCTTTCAGTGAA AACAAGTGCTTCCCCTGTCCAAGTGAAGGCTGCCCCCAGATGGGTCATTATGCTGACAGATTTCCTGGGAAAATGAAATCAGAGGGCCAGACATTTTATCTAAACACCGGTGATGCCAGCAATTTTGCTC GTTGGAGGTATAAGGTGGACGTCACACTGTCTGGAAAGAGAGTTACAGGACACATACTAGTTTCTTTGTTCGGAGATAAAGGAAACTCCAAGCAGTATGAAATTTTCAG CGGTACTCTCAAACCAGACAGTACTGAATCCAATGAATTTGACTCAGATGTGGAAGTTGGAGTTTTGCAAAAGGTTAAATTTCTTTGGTACAACAATGTGATCAACCCAACTCTACCCAAAGTGGGAGCATCCAAGATCAGTGTGGAAACAAATGATGGACAAGT GTTTGACTTCTGTAGCCAAGACACTGTGAGAGAAGAGGTTCTGCTCACCCTCAACCCATGTTAG
- the LOC102404257 gene encoding pancreatic triacylglycerol lipase isoform X1 translates to MLLIWTLSLLLGAVVGKEVCYDRLGCFSDDSPWAGIIERPLKVLPWSPEEVNTRFLLYTNENPNNFQVRMLIEIVADVSTIASSNFKTNRKTRFIIHGFIDKGDENWLQNICQNLFSVESVNCICVDWKGGSHTGYTQATQNIRIVGAEVAYLVDVLKSSFEYSLSDVHIIGHSLGAHAAGEAGRRTSGAIGRITGLDPAEPCFEGTPELVRLDPSDAQFVDVIHTDATPIIPNLGFGMSQVVGHLDFFPNGGKEMPGCKKNALSEIVDIDGIWEGTRDFVACNHLRSYKYYADSILNPDGFAGFPCASYSAFSENKCFPCPSEGCPQMGHYADRFPGKMKSEGQTFYLNTGDASNFARWRYKVDVTLSGKRVTGHILVSLFGDKGNSKQYEIFSGTLKPDSTESNEFDSDVEVGVLQKVKFLWYNNVINPTLPKVGASKISVETNDGQVFDFCSQDTVREEVLLTLNPC, encoded by the exons atgcTGCTAATCTGGACACTTTCACTGTTGCTGGGAGCAGTCGtag GAAAAGAAGTCTGCTACGATAGACTTGGCTGCTTCAGTGATGATTCCCCTTGGGCAGGAATTATAGAAAGACCCCTCAAAGTATTGCCTTGGTCTCCAGAAGAAGTCAACACTCGCTTCCTCCTATACACTAACGAGAACCCAAACAACTTTCAAGTAAGAATGCTCATT GAAATTGTTGCAGATGTATCAACCATCGCAAGCTCCAAtttcaaaacaaatagaaaaacccGCTTTATTATTCATGGATTCATAGACAAGGGAGATGAAAACTGGCTGCAGAATATTTGCCAG AACCTGTTCAGCGTGGAAAGTGTGAACTGCATCTGTGTGGACTGGAAAGGCGGCTCCCACACAGGGTACACACAAGCCACACAGAACATCCGGATTGTGGGTGCAGAGGTGGCATATTTAGTGGATGTTCTTAAG TCATCATTTGAATACTCGCTTTCTGATGTCCACATCATTGGCCACAGTCTGGGTGCCCACGCTgctggggaggcaggaaggaggaccAGTGGGGCTATTGGACGTATCACGG GGTTGGATCCAGCGGAGCCTTGCTTTGAGGGCACACCTGAATTGGTCCGATTGGACCCCAGCGATGCCCAGTTTGTGGATGTAATTCACACAGATGCTACCCCAATAATCCCCAACCTGG GGTTTGGAATGAGCCAAGTTGTGGGCCACCTAGATTTCTTCCCAAATGGAGGGAAAGAAATGCCTGGATGTAAGAAGAATGCTCTGTCTGAGATTGTTGACATCGATGGGATCTGGGAAG GAACGCGTGACTTTGTGGCCTGTAATCACTTAAGAAGCTACAAGTATTATGCTGACAGCATCCTCAACCCTGATGGCTTTGCCGGATTTCCTTGTGCCTCTTACAGTGCTTTCAGTGAA AACAAGTGCTTCCCCTGTCCAAGTGAAGGCTGCCCCCAGATGGGTCATTATGCTGACAGATTTCCTGGGAAAATGAAATCAGAGGGCCAGACATTTTATCTAAACACCGGTGATGCCAGCAATTTTGCTC GTTGGAGGTATAAGGTGGACGTCACACTGTCTGGAAAGAGAGTTACAGGACACATACTAGTTTCTTTGTTCGGAGATAAAGGAAACTCCAAGCAGTATGAAATTTTCAG CGGTACTCTCAAACCAGACAGTACTGAATCCAATGAATTTGACTCAGATGTGGAAGTTGGAGTTTTGCAAAAGGTTAAATTTCTTTGGTACAACAATGTGATCAACCCAACTCTACCCAAAGTGGGAGCATCCAAGATCAGTGTGGAAACAAATGATGGACAAGT GTTTGACTTCTGTAGCCAAGACACTGTGAGAGAAGAGGTTCTGCTCACCCTCAACCCATGTTAG